The uncultured Cohaesibacter sp. region GCCGCCGCGATCAGGCCGCCCGTCATGTAGATCATCAGTCCCGTGCTGATCGCATGATCGGCCAGGCTGGCCCGAGCCGCAAAGATGGCCTGAATCGCAACAAAAAGTCCAACAATCAGGGCGGTAAAAATGCCTAGGATGGCGACCGGGTTCATGCAGGATATCCCAAGGCTGTGGATGCAAAAATGTGGAAAAGTCGTGGAGGCAAAAGTGCCCGCGCCGGGGCTCTTTTCAGCCGCTGCTAGAAGCGTTTGAGGTCTGCCGCGTCTGTGTCCTGAGCCAGCAGATCTTCGGTTAGAGCGTCGCTTGCCTCAATCAGCATCGGCACGATCTCCTCGGGATTGCCCGTGGACAGGAAGGAAACCTCGAGGCCGCTGCGGATGAAGTCTTCCTCGCGCATGTGATCGAGAAGGCTCATCAGCGGGTCCCAGAAGGCATTGATGTTGGCGAGCAGAACCGGTTTCTTGTGCTGGCCCAGTTGGGCCCAGGTCAGCATCTCGACGAGCTCCTCAAGTGTCCCGATGCCGCCGGGAAGCGCCACAAATGCCTGAGCGCATTCAAACATCTTGCGCTTGCGCTCGTGCATGTCCTCGGTGATGATCAGCTCCTGCACCGCGTCGAGCATCACCTCGCGCTCCTGCAGGAAAGATGGTATGATGCCCGTGACCTGACCGCCATGGTCGAGCACACTTTGGGCGGTGATGCCCATCAGGCCGATGGAGCCACCGCCATAGACGAGGCCTATGTTGTTCTCGGCCATCGTGCGTCCGAGGATCTTTGCAGCTTCCGCATAAGCCGGATCAACGCCAGCGCCTGAGCCGCAATATACGCAAATTCTTTTCAATATCGCCATGTTCGTTCTGTTGCATTCGGGTCATAGGGAGTAAGGCCAATGAAGCCAAATATCCGCGCAGCCTTGCTCAAAAGTTAAAAAA contains the following coding sequences:
- a CDS encoding TIGR00730 family Rossman fold protein, translated to MAILKRICVYCGSGAGVDPAYAEAAKILGRTMAENNIGLVYGGGSIGLMGITAQSVLDHGGQVTGIIPSFLQEREVMLDAVQELIITEDMHERKRKMFECAQAFVALPGGIGTLEELVEMLTWAQLGQHKKPVLLANINAFWDPLMSLLDHMREEDFIRSGLEVSFLSTGNPEEIVPMLIEASDALTEDLLAQDTDAADLKRF